From the genome of Urocitellus parryii isolate mUroPar1 unplaced genomic scaffold, mUroPar1.hap1 Scaffold_553, whole genome shotgun sequence, one region includes:
- the LOC144252748 gene encoding HORMA domain-containing protein 2-like produces MAVLRLYTNPKKPEKVTEIYQFKFKYTKEGATMDFDSSSTSFESGTNSKDIKKASVLLIRKLYILMQNLGPLPNDVILTMKLHYYNSVTPQDYQPPGFKEGVNSHFLVFDGEPVNLQVRLVSTGFHSMKIKVTMEAARVSDLEKNLFQENNTTEVAHQGLDCDDEEEELKEPFAKISILEGFTEKCASELMKVATTVFINRDPETQR; encoded by the exons ATGGCAGTACTTAGA cttTACACAAATCCAAAGAAACCTGAG AAAGTGACTGAGATATACCAGTTCAAattcaaatatacaaaagaagGAGCCACTATGGATTTTGACAG CAGTAGTACAAGCTTTGAAAGTGGAACAAATAGTAAAGATATTAAGAAAGCCAGTGTACTACTGATTCGTAAATTATATATACTGATGCAGAACCTTGGACCCCTTCCTAATGATGTTATACTTACTATGAAACTCCATTACTACAATTCAG TGACTCCACAAGATTACCAACCGCCTGGTTTTAAAGAAGGAGTGAACTCACACTTCTTGGTGTTTGATGGGGAACCTGTCAATCTGCAAGTGAGATTGGTCTCCACAGGCTTTCACAgcatgaaaataaaagtcactaTGGAGGCAGCCAGAGTATCTGATTTGGAGAAAAATCTGTTTCAGGAGAATAATACTACTGAAGTTGCCCATCAGGGTCTAGACTGTGATGATGAAGAAGAGGA GCTCAAAGAGCCATTTGCCAAAATTTCAATCCTAGAGGGCTTTACTGAGAAGTGTGCCAGTGAGCTGATGAAGGTGGCCACCACAGTTTTCATCAATCGAGATCCAGAGACTCAAAGATAG